One stretch of Nitrosococcus watsonii C-113 DNA includes these proteins:
- a CDS encoding DNRLRE domain-containing protein: protein MKNCLSSKIRRCSLLLAAAFLLFEFAGTAVGVDAQQAEIATQRLKHKANIVLEETSQADAFSGQFEPLDAYLSHAGTALKSIDAASRFNFSAALPQEGYYRLYAWWPEEQASSAQTIYDINHRDGFAAVEADQSIGGGLWHYLGTYFFNDQLSVAVASGDGHGFTVDALRLDYMGVKRPSPTITTSALPLADAGQPYRAQLEALDGSTPYLWSVKGNLPAGLTLDRFSGVISGAPRTAGHYPFTIQMVDSDDRLTAQPLAIEVLAAETNPTDGPKADVMPEHRPASSVQRNAAGTPPDLSGLITLLETLPEGDWVKVNLNRFADVWTPPGLRPLKGMSNPTPSRIIGAWSSFAWDSNRGDLIIYGGGHANYNGNDVYRWRGTTRRWERASLPSQITEDDLGFIMPVDGPDAAPPSAHTYDNNIFLPVADRFLTFGGAASQHGGPYMRQVNASTARETGPYLFDPSRADPNKVGGTTGSHVQREGSHPEIVGGNMWENRDIYGNIPGNPSLPASFVNGGTAYAVENGADVVYVVGNSGSTAQALYKYTMKDINDPAQDTWKQMGRFWGGINDQGAAAYDPDLNVVVKTSDRKFTYWNLNTAGPENNNIIFTPHDPSGRFKLSRTDGIDYDPVRGQYLIWKGNGKVWAMQAPSSVSPHGWTVSKQPIPTSAVPAGDVETGILGKWKYIASLDAFMGLQGNTNGDVWLYKPMAWQHPGNGGSGNNGGGGNAAPSVSLSAPSAGASFAAGADIRLVAQASDSDGVVSAVAFYQGNTLLGQDTTAPYEFLWGAVPAGDHTLTVVATDDDGASTTSAPLSITVTASSGGNSTIIFQDGFENYSGTRDTFLSNYRQGSNYGTWSVMNDDAPHFVPLVQFAIFQSEGGSIPDGATIQSATLALYKYSSYNFVYRAHRLLRAWDENEATWNKSRSGVSWAESGAGSSGVDYNAVADGQAGVGWAPQWLEIDVTAGLQAMSNGQTNHGWRLVPVSGNGNLKRFRSSDYTANPTLRPKLTIVYTPSGA, encoded by the coding sequence ATGAAAAACTGCCTTAGCAGTAAAATCCGGCGCTGTTCTTTATTACTTGCCGCAGCTTTCTTGTTGTTTGAGTTTGCTGGTACCGCGGTAGGAGTCGATGCCCAGCAAGCCGAAATCGCTACTCAGAGGCTAAAACATAAAGCCAACATCGTGCTTGAAGAGACTTCTCAGGCCGATGCGTTCAGTGGTCAATTCGAGCCTCTGGATGCCTACCTAAGCCATGCGGGTACGGCGCTGAAGAGTATTGATGCGGCCAGCCGTTTCAACTTCTCTGCGGCGCTGCCGCAGGAAGGGTATTATCGTCTCTACGCGTGGTGGCCGGAAGAGCAAGCCAGCTCAGCGCAAACGATCTATGATATTAATCATCGAGATGGTTTTGCCGCAGTAGAAGCTGATCAGTCTATTGGTGGCGGGCTTTGGCATTATCTAGGCACCTATTTTTTCAACGACCAGCTTAGTGTTGCCGTTGCCAGCGGCGATGGACACGGTTTTACGGTCGATGCCCTGCGACTTGACTATATGGGTGTCAAGCGCCCCTCACCTACTATAACGACTAGCGCCCTCCCACTGGCTGATGCTGGTCAACCTTACAGGGCGCAGCTTGAAGCCCTAGACGGCAGCACTCCTTACCTTTGGTCGGTGAAGGGGAATCTTCCGGCGGGTTTAACGCTTGATCGCTTTAGCGGCGTAATTAGCGGGGCACCAAGGACGGCTGGCCATTATCCATTTACCATCCAGATGGTCGATAGCGATGATCGCTTAACCGCTCAGCCGCTAGCCATCGAAGTATTAGCCGCCGAAACTAATCCCACTGATGGGCCAAAAGCTGATGTAATGCCTGAGCATAGACCTGCTTCGAGCGTCCAGCGAAACGCGGCTGGAACTCCACCTGATCTCAGCGGGCTAATAACGCTTCTCGAGACTCTGCCAGAAGGAGATTGGGTTAAAGTTAATCTTAATCGCTTTGCCGATGTATGGACGCCGCCTGGGCTGCGCCCCCTCAAGGGGATGAGTAATCCGACTCCATCCAGGATCATCGGCGCCTGGAGTTCCTTTGCCTGGGACTCTAATCGAGGCGACCTCATCATTTATGGGGGCGGCCATGCTAATTATAATGGTAATGACGTTTATCGCTGGCGTGGCACCACGCGCCGGTGGGAACGTGCCTCCCTACCCAGCCAGATCACCGAGGATGATCTGGGGTTTATTATGCCGGTTGATGGCCCGGATGCGGCGCCACCCTCCGCGCATACCTACGATAACAATATCTTTTTACCAGTTGCTGATCGGTTTTTAACCTTTGGCGGCGCCGCTTCCCAACATGGCGGCCCTTATATGCGCCAGGTTAACGCCAGCACAGCTCGAGAAACAGGTCCCTATCTGTTTGATCCTTCCAGGGCGGACCCCAATAAAGTGGGCGGCACCACCGGTTCCCATGTGCAGCGCGAGGGTTCTCATCCAGAGATTGTGGGAGGCAATATGTGGGAGAATCGGGATATCTATGGCAATATTCCTGGCAATCCCTCGCTGCCGGCCTCTTTTGTTAATGGAGGTACTGCCTATGCGGTGGAGAACGGTGCCGATGTGGTTTATGTCGTTGGCAATTCCGGCAGCACCGCTCAAGCCCTTTATAAATATACTATGAAGGACATCAACGATCCTGCGCAAGACACCTGGAAGCAGATGGGCAGGTTTTGGGGAGGTATTAATGATCAAGGGGCCGCAGCCTATGATCCCGATCTAAATGTAGTCGTAAAAACGAGCGATAGGAAATTTACTTATTGGAATCTGAATACTGCTGGTCCGGAAAATAATAATATTATATTCACGCCTCATGATCCAAGTGGCCGATTCAAACTATCTCGCACTGACGGTATTGATTATGATCCGGTACGCGGCCAATATCTGATCTGGAAAGGTAACGGCAAAGTCTGGGCAATGCAGGCGCCTTCCTCGGTTTCCCCTCATGGCTGGACGGTTAGCAAGCAGCCTATACCGACATCCGCCGTTCCCGCAGGGGACGTAGAGACCGGAATATTAGGCAAGTGGAAATATATCGCCAGCCTGGACGCGTTTATGGGCCTGCAAGGTAATACCAATGGCGACGTTTGGTTGTATAAGCCGATGGCTTGGCAACATCCTGGAAACGGTGGAAGTGGAAACAACGGTGGTGGTGGCAATGCTGCGCCTAGCGTCAGCCTGAGCGCTCCGTCGGCGGGGGCGAGTTTTGCAGCGGGAGCGGATATTAGGCTCGTTGCCCAGGCTAGTGATTCTGACGGTGTGGTGAGCGCAGTTGCTTTTTACCAGGGTAATACGCTGCTTGGTCAGGATACAACCGCGCCTTATGAGTTTCTCTGGGGGGCTGTGCCTGCTGGCGACCACACTTTAACTGTGGTCGCCACCGATGACGACGGCGCCTCTACTACTTCCGCTCCGCTTTCTATCACCGTCACTGCTAGCAGCGGCGGTAATTCAACCATCATCTTTCAAGACGGTTTTGAAAATTACAGCGGCACTCGGGATACGTTCTTGTCTAATTATCGCCAGGGCAGTAATTATGGGACATGGAGTGTTATGAATGATGATGCGCCCCACTTTGTTCCACTGGTGCAATTTGCCATCTTTCAGTCCGAGGGTGGTTCAATTCCGGATGGGGCCACGATCCAGTCCGCCACCTTGGCGCTGTATAAATACTCGAGCTACAATTTTGTGTATCGCGCCCACCGGCTATTACGGGCGTGGGATGAAAATGAAGCCACCTGGAATAAGTCTCGTAGCGGCGTTTCGTGGGCTGAAAGCGGGGCGGGCAGCAGCGGCGTTGATTATAATGCTGTTGCGGATGGCCAAGCGGGGGTGGGTTGGGCGCCCCAGTGGCTTGAGATTGATGTTACCGCTGGCCTTCAAGCCATGAGTAATGGCCAGACCAACCATGGCTGGCGCCTGGTTCCCGTGAGTGGTAATGGTAATCTTAAACGCTTCCGCAGTAGTGATTATACGGCCAATCCCACACTCAGACCTAAACTTACCATCGTCTATACGCCTAGTGGAGCATGA